One part of the Geoanaerobacter pelophilus genome encodes these proteins:
- the cysN gene encoding sulfate adenylyltransferase subunit CysN yields the protein MAHQSELIEKDILAYLKSQEEKSLLRFITCGSVDDGKSTLIGRLLWDSKMVFEDQLAALESDSKKVGTQGGAIDYALLLDGLQAEREQGITIDVAYRFFSTDKRKFIVADTPGHEQYTRNMVTGASTAQVAVILVDSRKGLLTQTRRHSFLVSLVGIKHVVLAINKMDLIDFNQQQFEAIVSDYRQFASPLGFASITAIPLSALNGDNMIEPSPNTPWYAGPTLMSFLEEFPVAGDNREQPFRMPVQWVNRPHLDFRGFCGVIAAGTIRPGDELRVASSGRTSRVARIVTMNGDLDEAVSGQAVTLTLTDEIDVSRGEMLTSPEAPPLHARHPEAYLVWMHDQPLQIGQVYLVRTATAVTPGRVTSIQYGVDVNTLEQKQVPTLGLNEIGVARLELDRPISFDSYQHNRNTGSFILIDRFSNATVAAGMVNATAPENLTGRETAIATDGTEAESSLPRRIPLNEGAIAGHGVSVVDLAGEGGVLAFEVSDSFLDYLGKGNRVLFRLRDVGQVTAVAQLAFDQSLSFEFDRTADGMSALLFRRSTRLKNGLSDNDGTGI from the coding sequence ATGGCCCATCAGTCTGAATTGATCGAAAAAGATATATTGGCGTATCTCAAGAGCCAGGAAGAGAAGTCGCTGCTCAGGTTCATCACCTGCGGCAGCGTCGATGATGGCAAGAGCACCCTGATCGGCCGGTTGTTGTGGGATTCCAAGATGGTCTTCGAGGACCAGTTGGCAGCTTTGGAGTCTGACAGCAAGAAGGTCGGCACCCAGGGGGGCGCCATCGACTATGCCTTGTTGCTGGACGGACTGCAGGCGGAGCGGGAACAGGGGATCACCATTGATGTCGCCTACCGATTCTTCTCCACTGACAAGCGCAAGTTCATCGTCGCCGACACCCCCGGTCATGAGCAGTATACCCGTAACATGGTTACCGGCGCTTCCACCGCCCAGGTAGCGGTAATCCTGGTGGACAGCCGCAAGGGCTTGCTGACCCAGACCCGGCGTCACAGCTTCCTGGTCTCGCTGGTCGGCATCAAGCATGTGGTGCTGGCGATCAACAAGATGGACCTGATTGACTTCAACCAGCAACAGTTCGAGGCCATTGTCAGCGACTATCGGCAGTTCGCCAGCCCGCTCGGTTTTGCCTCTATTACCGCCATCCCCCTCTCGGCGCTGAACGGCGACAACATGATCGAGCCCAGTCCCAACACCCCCTGGTACGCCGGGCCGACCCTGATGAGCTTTCTGGAGGAATTTCCGGTGGCAGGGGATAACCGGGAACAGCCGTTCCGGATGCCGGTGCAGTGGGTAAACCGTCCTCACCTCGATTTCCGCGGTTTCTGCGGCGTCATCGCTGCCGGTACCATCCGTCCGGGGGATGAGCTGCGGGTCGCCTCGTCGGGCCGCACCAGCCGGGTGGCCAGGATTGTTACCATGAATGGCGATCTGGATGAGGCGGTTTCCGGCCAGGCCGTGACCCTGACACTTACGGACGAGATCGACGTCAGCCGCGGGGAGATGCTGACCTCGCCGGAAGCTCCGCCGCTCCATGCCCGCCATCCCGAGGCGTACCTGGTATGGATGCACGACCAGCCGTTGCAAATCGGCCAGGTCTACCTGGTGCGGACCGCTACGGCCGTGACCCCCGGCCGGGTCACCAGCATTCAGTATGGCGTGGATGTCAATACCCTGGAGCAGAAGCAGGTGCCGACCCTTGGGCTGAATGAAATCGGCGTTGCGCGCCTGGAACTCGACCGCCCGATCTCTTTCGACAGTTATCAGCACAATCGGAATACCGGCAGTTTCATCCTGATCGACCGTTTCAGCAACGCCACTGTGGCGGCCGGCATGGTGAACGCGACTGCTCCGGAAAACCTCACTGGGCGGGAGACGGCAATTGCCACGGATGGTACTGAGGCAGAAAGCTCTCTCCCCAGGCGCATCCCCTTGAACGAAGGGGCCATTGCCGGGCACGGAGTGAGTGTCGTAGACCTGGCCGGGGAAGGTGGGGTGCTGGCATTCGAGGTGTCGGATAGCTTCCTCGACTATCTCGGCAAGGGGAACCGGGTCCTGTTCCGGCTGCGGGATGTGGGGCAGGTGACTGCAGTGGCGCAACTAGCCTTCGACCAGAGCCTGTCATTCGAATTTGACCGTACTGCCGACGGCATGAGCGCGCTGCTCTTCAGACGGAGCACCAGGCTGAAAAATGGTTTGTCGGATAACGACGGGACCGGGATATGA
- a CDS encoding sulfate ABC transporter substrate-binding protein — MKTGLLKKVTAVVALALSLSIATVAAAETTLLNVSYDPTRELYQDFNGAFAKYWKGKSGETVTIKQSHGGSGKQARSVIDGLEADVVTLALAYDIDAIAEKGLIKQGWQKELPHNSSPYTSTIVFLVRKGNPKKIKDWNDLAKPGISVITPNPKTSGGARWNYLAAWGYALKQKRGNEAKAKEFVAKILKNVPVLDSGARGSTNTFVQRGLGDVLLAWENEAYLAINELGPDKFEIVTPSLSILAEPPVTVIDKVADRHGTRKVAEEYLKYLYTTEGQKIAAKHYYRPIDKKVPTNLAKVKLFTIDELFGGWQKAQKTHFADGGVFDQIYAR; from the coding sequence ATGAAAACAGGATTGTTGAAAAAGGTTACTGCGGTTGTCGCACTGGCGTTGTCTCTCTCGATTGCAACTGTGGCCGCTGCCGAAACTACGTTGCTCAATGTCTCGTACGACCCGACCCGCGAGCTGTATCAGGATTTCAATGGCGCCTTTGCCAAGTACTGGAAAGGAAAGAGTGGCGAGACCGTCACCATCAAGCAGTCCCACGGTGGTTCCGGCAAGCAGGCTCGGTCGGTGATCGACGGCCTTGAGGCTGATGTCGTCACCCTGGCTCTGGCCTACGACATTGACGCCATTGCCGAAAAGGGGCTGATCAAGCAGGGGTGGCAAAAGGAGCTGCCGCACAACAGCTCGCCCTACACCTCCACCATCGTCTTCCTGGTGCGCAAGGGGAATCCCAAGAAGATCAAGGACTGGAACGACTTGGCAAAACCTGGCATATCGGTTATCACCCCCAACCCCAAGACCTCTGGCGGCGCCCGCTGGAACTACCTGGCTGCCTGGGGCTATGCCCTGAAGCAGAAGAGGGGCAACGAGGCCAAGGCCAAGGAGTTTGTCGCCAAGATCCTGAAGAATGTTCCAGTGCTTGACTCAGGAGCGCGCGGTTCCACCAACACCTTTGTCCAGCGCGGCCTGGGCGATGTACTGCTGGCCTGGGAGAACGAGGCATATCTGGCGATCAACGAGCTCGGCCCGGACAAGTTCGAGATCGTGACCCCGTCACTGTCCATCCTTGCCGAACCGCCGGTAACTGTGATCGATAAGGTTGCTGACCGGCACGGCACCCGCAAAGTGGCTGAGGAGTATCTGAAGTATCTCTACACCACGGAAGGCCAGAAAATCGCTGCCAAGCATTACTACCGTCCCATCGACAAGAAGGTGCCGACCAATCTGGCCAAAGTAAAGCTGTTCACCATCGACGAGCTGTTCGGCGGCTGGCAGAAGGCCCAGAAGACCCATTTTGCTGACGGCGGAGTCTTTGATCAGATCTACGCCCGATGA
- a CDS encoding TonB-dependent receptor plug domain-containing protein, with product MVSRPSGMALCLCMSVFAAGPAWGMERNIYDLSLEKLSDLVVTDTKIAQSQETVTQKVELFYPEEFEQQTTYNRNIAELLKYTSGQFVNVLSRNDANWGSFGGLGPKYNGYLLDGLPIDSFVDSMSLDPWAFGQVEIHKGPASVMYSNYLTMDFAGNETPLTGITNFILKDRIDAPATRFMVGGGSYNTFASRLYHQDRKENLNYFIGAGYEQSDYTNYGTADSWLNIIKDPEYQKTRLYAKLTYLFDRDDHKLSVFAHHTQHTGDAGRPNRDFNHKYDTINAAYTNQMTDMVNLQVKTGYRNYDRRWAEDNSPANLGLRERDGVEQQIFPSDLTINVTHNGNSLLTVGVDSQVATYRSFAEVNGVRNIGTDVNAYSAGLFVQEKLVFGRWVLRGGGRFNYTNHSYDLFNGAAPSKRDNSWDTFLWSVGARFNMTPRVAFYGNAGSSFVAPSAKQLGGTLNASDAGVAGRNGQLPSLDLKPEKGIGSDLGLDLRPLDTLIIGIRGFYNQVDDAIVENAVSATPSQSRSINTGNAHSYGFELNVDHRFADYLRSFANFTYTATRVENPLDSDQDGADISFVPDYVANVGLTGRLPWGISLSPYLHCVGSYYDSTAKSTRRKFGPYQLLNIRAQKMIFKNADYALNAALDLNNLFDKRYEMPWQFRDPGFNAFGSLELTF from the coding sequence ATGGTATCGAGACCTTCCGGAATGGCCCTGTGTCTGTGCATGTCGGTTTTTGCCGCCGGCCCAGCCTGGGGGATGGAACGTAATATCTACGACCTGAGCCTTGAAAAGCTCTCTGACCTGGTGGTCACCGACACCAAGATAGCCCAATCGCAGGAAACCGTGACCCAGAAGGTCGAGCTGTTTTACCCCGAAGAGTTCGAGCAGCAGACCACCTACAACCGGAATATTGCTGAACTGCTAAAATACACCTCCGGCCAGTTTGTCAATGTGCTGTCGCGTAACGATGCCAACTGGGGTTCGTTCGGCGGGCTTGGGCCGAAGTACAACGGCTATCTGCTAGACGGACTGCCGATAGATTCTTTTGTGGACTCCATGAGCCTTGATCCGTGGGCCTTCGGTCAGGTGGAGATTCACAAGGGTCCGGCCTCGGTCATGTATTCCAACTATCTGACCATGGATTTCGCCGGTAATGAAACCCCGCTGACCGGCATCACCAATTTCATTCTCAAGGATCGCATCGACGCCCCGGCAACCCGCTTCATGGTCGGTGGCGGGAGTTACAACACCTTTGCCAGCCGTCTCTATCATCAGGACCGGAAAGAGAACCTGAATTACTTCATCGGCGCCGGTTATGAGCAGTCCGACTACACCAACTACGGCACGGCAGATTCGTGGCTGAACATCATCAAGGACCCGGAATACCAGAAAACCAGACTATACGCCAAATTGACCTATCTGTTCGATCGCGACGATCACAAGCTGTCTGTTTTTGCCCACCATACCCAGCATACCGGCGATGCCGGTCGTCCCAACCGCGATTTTAACCATAAGTACGACACCATCAACGCGGCATACACCAACCAGATGACAGATATGGTTAATCTCCAGGTTAAAACCGGCTACCGTAACTATGATCGCCGCTGGGCAGAAGACAACTCCCCGGCCAATCTCGGACTGCGCGAACGTGACGGGGTGGAACAGCAGATCTTTCCTTCTGATCTGACCATCAATGTGACTCATAACGGCAACAGTCTGCTCACTGTGGGGGTGGATTCGCAAGTGGCTACGTACCGGTCGTTTGCCGAGGTTAATGGCGTGCGCAATATCGGCACCGATGTGAACGCCTATTCGGCAGGGCTCTTTGTTCAAGAAAAACTGGTCTTTGGCAGATGGGTATTGAGGGGCGGGGGGCGGTTCAACTATACGAACCACTCGTATGATCTCTTTAACGGGGCAGCGCCATCCAAGCGCGACAACTCCTGGGACACATTTCTCTGGAGCGTTGGCGCCCGCTTTAACATGACTCCGCGGGTTGCGTTTTACGGCAATGCCGGATCGAGCTTTGTGGCGCCATCGGCCAAGCAGCTAGGGGGGACGCTGAATGCCTCTGATGCCGGGGTTGCAGGAAGAAACGGCCAGCTTCCCAGCCTCGATCTGAAACCGGAAAAAGGGATCGGCTCTGATCTGGGACTTGATCTGCGACCGCTCGATACCTTGATTATCGGTATCCGCGGCTTTTACAACCAGGTTGACGATGCCATCGTGGAAAACGCCGTCAGTGCCACGCCGTCGCAGAGCCGCTCTATCAATACCGGCAATGCCCACTCATACGGATTCGAGTTGAATGTCGATCACCGGTTTGCCGATTACCTGCGCTCATTTGCTAATTTCACCTATACGGCAACCAGGGTAGAGAACCCGCTGGATTCTGACCAGGACGGCGCAGACATCTCCTTTGTCCCTGATTATGTTGCAAATGTCGGTCTTACCGGCCGGCTCCCCTGGGGGATATCCTTGTCCCCCTATTTGCACTGTGTTGGCAGTTATTACGACAGCACCGCGAAAAGCACCCGCCGGAAGTTCGGCCCGTATCAGCTGCTGAACATCCGGGCCCAGAAGATGATCTTCAAAAATGCTGATTATGCGTTGAATGCCGCTCTCGATCTTAACAACCTGTTCGACAAGCGTTACGAGATGCCGTGGCAGTTTCGGGACCCCGGATTCAATGCCTTCGGCAGCCTGGAGCTGACATTTTGA
- the cysD gene encoding sulfate adenylyltransferase subunit CysD — MSKNLTHLQQLEAESIHILREVVAEFSNPVMLYSIGKDSAVMLHLARKAFFPAVPPFPLLHVDTTWKFREMIQFRDRMAAECGLDLIVHVNEEGVQQGISPFTHGSALYTDIMKTEGLRQALDKYKFDAAFGGARRDEEKSRAKERIFSFRSASHRWDPKDQRPELWNLYNTRVKPGESIRVFPLSNWTELDVWQYIHLEQIPIVPLYYAAVRPVVERDGMLIMVDDDRLDLKPGETIQYKSVRFRTLGCYPLTGAVESEADTLPQIIQEMLLTRTSERQGRLIDHDQAGSMEKKKQEGYF, encoded by the coding sequence ATGAGTAAAAACCTGACCCACTTGCAGCAGTTGGAAGCCGAAAGCATCCACATCCTCCGCGAAGTGGTGGCCGAATTCAGCAATCCGGTGATGCTCTACTCCATCGGCAAGGACTCGGCGGTCATGCTGCACCTGGCCCGCAAGGCCTTTTTTCCGGCGGTGCCGCCGTTTCCGCTGTTGCATGTGGACACCACCTGGAAGTTCCGCGAGATGATCCAGTTCCGGGATCGGATGGCTGCCGAATGCGGACTCGACCTGATCGTGCATGTGAACGAGGAGGGGGTTCAGCAGGGGATTTCACCCTTTACCCACGGATCGGCGCTCTATACCGATATCATGAAAACCGAAGGTCTCAGGCAGGCGCTGGACAAGTACAAGTTCGATGCCGCCTTTGGCGGCGCTCGGCGGGATGAGGAAAAATCGCGGGCCAAGGAACGGATCTTCTCCTTTCGCAGCGCCAGTCACCGCTGGGACCCCAAGGACCAGCGTCCTGAACTCTGGAACCTGTACAACACCCGGGTCAAGCCGGGAGAGAGCATCCGGGTGTTCCCGCTCTCCAACTGGACCGAGCTCGATGTCTGGCAGTACATCCACCTGGAGCAGATCCCGATCGTGCCGCTTTACTATGCCGCGGTGCGGCCGGTGGTGGAGCGGGACGGCATGTTGATCATGGTGGATGACGACCGCCTGGATCTCAAGCCTGGGGAAACCATCCAGTACAAATCGGTCCGCTTCCGTACCCTGGGGTGCTACCCGCTCACCGGCGCAGTGGAATCCGAGGCCGACACCCTGCCGCAGATCATCCAGGAGATGCTGCTCACCCGTACCTCGGAGCGCCAGGGTAGATTAATTGATCACGACCAGGCCGGGTCTATGGAGAAGAAGAAGCAAGAGGGATATTTTTAA
- the cysT gene encoding sulfate ABC transporter permease subunit CysT, with protein MNKSPHNRVLPGFGLTLGYTIFYLSIVVLIPLSALFFKSATLSWGDFWATVTAERVIASFRLTFGAAIAAALVNALFGTLVAWVLVRYRFPGKRLADALVDLPFALPTAVAGITLATVYSANGWLGRYLEAAGIKVAFTPLGITVAMVFIGLPFVVRTVQPVLEELEPELEEAAACLGANRWQTIRRVLLPSITPAVITGFALAFARGVGEYGSIIFIAGNMPMKSEITPLLIITKLEQYDYAGATAIASVMLVISFVMLLVINILQKWSRRYAA; from the coding sequence ATGAACAAATCTCCGCATAACAGAGTTCTCCCCGGCTTCGGTCTGACCCTTGGCTACACCATCTTCTACCTGAGCATCGTCGTCCTGATCCCCTTGTCGGCGCTGTTCTTCAAGAGCGCAACCCTGAGCTGGGGCGATTTTTGGGCAACGGTCACGGCAGAGCGAGTCATTGCCTCGTTTCGCCTGACCTTTGGCGCCGCCATTGCCGCAGCCTTGGTTAATGCGCTGTTCGGCACCCTGGTTGCCTGGGTGCTGGTTCGCTACCGCTTTCCCGGAAAACGGCTGGCCGATGCCCTGGTGGATCTCCCTTTTGCCCTGCCTACGGCTGTGGCCGGCATCACCCTGGCTACGGTCTATTCAGCCAACGGCTGGCTCGGCAGATATCTGGAAGCGGCCGGGATCAAGGTGGCCTTTACCCCGCTCGGCATCACGGTGGCCATGGTTTTTATCGGCCTGCCGTTTGTGGTGCGCACGGTCCAGCCGGTGCTGGAAGAGCTGGAGCCTGAGCTTGAAGAGGCGGCGGCCTGCCTGGGAGCCAACCGCTGGCAGACCATCCGGCGGGTGCTGCTGCCGTCGATCACCCCGGCAGTCATTACCGGCTTTGCCCTGGCCTTCGCCCGCGGGGTAGGGGAATATGGCTCGATCATCTTCATTGCCGGCAACATGCCGATGAAGTCGGAGATCACGCCGCTCTTGATCATCACCAAGCTGGAGCAATACGACTATGCCGGCGCCACAGCCATTGCCTCGGTGATGCTGGTCATCTCCTTTGTCATGCTGCTGGTGATTAATATCCTGCAGAAATGGAGTCGGCGCTATGCAGCATAA
- a CDS encoding sulfurtransferase TusA family protein: MSVIDLRGVSCPTNFVKAKLALELVETGEKVELLLDDGEPVKNVPRSLKAEGHKLLGLVESEGHYVLTLEKGEE, from the coding sequence ATGAGCGTGATCGATCTCAGGGGGGTCAGTTGTCCCACCAATTTTGTCAAGGCCAAGCTGGCACTGGAGCTGGTCGAAACCGGTGAAAAGGTTGAACTGCTGCTTGATGACGGCGAGCCGGTGAAGAACGTGCCACGCAGCCTCAAGGCCGAAGGGCACAAGCTGCTCGGTTTAGTCGAAAGCGAAGGACACTACGTCCTGACCCTGGAAAAAGGAGAAGAGTAG
- the mnmA gene encoding tRNA 2-thiouridine(34) synthase MnmA translates to MTNKRVLIAMSGGVDSSVSAALLQKQGYEVTGVSLQLYDPLPKEPGCRVKTCCSLDDVMDAGRVARKLGIPFEVLDMRAEFRQLVIDYFIAEYAAGRTPNPCIRCNELIKFDLLLQKAKAMGAELLATGHYARIETDDSGRRWLLQGLDPAKDQSYFLFTLTQEQLQQVVFPVGLLEKTEVRKLAAKFELPVAQKHESQEICFIPDNDYVQFLETHGVGQLPGEIVTKDGTVVGRHAGVHRYTIGQRKGLGIAWPHPLHVSAIDTGNNRIIVGSHAELATTSLTASQATWSVPPQTAEFRASCRIRYRHKPAPCTVVMLSDNRFKVEFDEPQTSVTPGQAAVLYDGARVLGGGWIE, encoded by the coding sequence ATGACTAACAAGCGTGTTCTCATAGCCATGAGCGGCGGGGTTGATTCCTCGGTCAGCGCGGCCCTGCTGCAGAAGCAGGGGTACGAGGTGACCGGGGTCTCTTTGCAGCTCTATGATCCGCTGCCCAAGGAACCGGGTTGCCGGGTCAAGACCTGTTGCTCGCTCGATGACGTCATGGACGCCGGTCGGGTGGCCAGGAAGCTGGGGATCCCTTTCGAGGTTCTGGATATGCGGGCCGAGTTCAGGCAGTTGGTGATCGACTACTTCATCGCCGAGTACGCTGCCGGGCGCACCCCCAACCCCTGTATCCGCTGCAATGAACTGATCAAGTTCGATCTGCTGCTGCAGAAGGCAAAGGCGATGGGTGCAGAGCTGCTGGCAACAGGCCATTATGCTCGTATCGAAACGGATGACTCCGGGCGGCGATGGCTTTTGCAGGGGCTCGATCCGGCCAAGGACCAGTCCTATTTTCTCTTCACTCTGACCCAGGAGCAGTTACAGCAGGTTGTGTTTCCGGTCGGCCTGCTCGAAAAAACTGAGGTGCGAAAGCTTGCCGCCAAATTCGAGCTGCCGGTGGCGCAAAAGCATGAGAGCCAGGAGATTTGCTTCATCCCGGACAATGATTACGTGCAGTTCCTGGAAACCCATGGCGTCGGCCAACTGCCGGGCGAGATCGTGACCAAAGACGGCACCGTGGTCGGCCGTCACGCCGGTGTGCACCGTTATACGATCGGTCAGCGCAAGGGGCTCGGCATTGCCTGGCCGCATCCACTGCATGTATCTGCCATCGATACCGGCAATAACCGGATCATCGTAGGTTCGCACGCTGAACTGGCAACAACCTCGCTGACCGCCAGCCAGGCAACCTGGAGCGTGCCGCCCCAGACAGCAGAGTTCCGGGCCAGCTGCCGCATCCGCTACCGGCATAAACCAGCGCCCTGCACAGTGGTCATGCTTTCGGATAACCGCTTTAAAGTGGAATTTGACGAGCCACAGACATCCGTAACTCCGGGCCAGGCCGCAGTACTGTACGACGGAGCGCGAGTACTGGGCGGCGGCTGGATCGAATGA
- a CDS encoding phosphoadenylyl-sulfate reductase, which yields MSINDQHIILSPDASPQEILTSGVTAAAGPVKLACSFSVEDVVIIDLIQALQLPVGIFAIDTGRLNEETYEVADALIERYRLSIDWYFPRNGAMECLLQAKGPFSFRESLENRLECCRVRKVEPLSRALAGLSGWVTGMRREQSVTRAAVAAIELDQANNGIVKINPLLNWSSGQLWEYAEAQRLPVNRLHRQGYPSIGCAPCTRAVQPGENSRAGRWWWEDPNNKECGLHRR from the coding sequence ATGTCTATTAACGATCAACACATTATTTTATCCCCAGATGCCTCCCCACAGGAGATCCTGACCAGCGGCGTCACCGCGGCCGCTGGCCCGGTGAAGCTGGCTTGCTCGTTCTCGGTGGAGGACGTGGTCATCATCGACCTGATCCAAGCTCTGCAACTGCCGGTCGGCATCTTTGCCATTGATACCGGCCGGCTCAACGAGGAGACCTACGAGGTGGCCGACGCCCTGATCGAGCGTTACCGGCTCAGCATTGACTGGTATTTCCCCCGGAACGGTGCGATGGAATGCCTGCTACAGGCCAAGGGGCCGTTTTCGTTCCGCGAATCCCTGGAAAATCGGCTGGAATGCTGCCGGGTGCGCAAGGTGGAGCCGCTGTCGCGGGCGCTTGCCGGGCTGTCCGGCTGGGTTACCGGCATGCGCCGGGAACAGAGCGTCACCCGCGCCGCTGTTGCTGCTATTGAGCTTGACCAGGCCAACAACGGCATTGTGAAGATCAATCCGCTGCTCAACTGGAGCAGTGGCCAGCTCTGGGAATATGCGGAGGCGCAGCGTCTGCCGGTCAATCGGCTGCACCGCCAGGGATACCCCTCCATCGGCTGTGCCCCCTGCACCAGGGCGGTGCAACCGGGGGAGAATTCCCGGGCCGGACGGTGGTGGTGGGAAGATCCAAATAATAAGGAATGCGGCCTGCACAGGCGATGA
- a CDS encoding sulfate/molybdate ABC transporter ATP-binding protein: MSIEVSGVAKQFGAFTALQDISLTVPSGELVALLGPSGCGKTTLLRIIAGLESPDRGEILFNGENAHDDVRERQVGFVFQHYALFRHMTVFDNVAFGLTVRPRKERPSKAAIRERVHELLKLIQLEGIADRYPAQLSGGQRQRVALARALAVEPKVLLLDEPFGALDAKVRIELRRWLRRLHDEIHVTSVFVTHDQEEALEVADRIVVMNKGKIEQQGTPDEVYSRPASPFVYSFLGTVNMFHARPQAGQAVSAESHSVGYARPHEIDVSRQDPGNGAIAVTVARVLPLGAIVRLELVRVDNNGSMEAEIPREKHEALWFTTGEQVYVSPKNLVVFVEDYQI; encoded by the coding sequence ATGAGCATCGAAGTCAGCGGCGTAGCCAAACAGTTCGGGGCGTTCACCGCCCTGCAGGATATCTCCCTCACCGTGCCGTCGGGCGAGCTGGTGGCGCTGCTCGGCCCGTCCGGCTGCGGCAAGACCACGCTGCTCCGGATCATTGCCGGACTGGAATCGCCGGACCGCGGTGAGATCCTGTTCAACGGCGAAAATGCCCATGACGATGTCCGGGAACGGCAGGTCGGCTTCGTGTTCCAGCATTATGCCCTGTTTCGGCACATGACGGTCTTTGATAATGTCGCCTTCGGCCTGACGGTGCGGCCTCGCAAGGAACGGCCGTCCAAGGCGGCAATCCGTGAGCGGGTGCATGAACTGCTCAAGCTGATTCAACTGGAAGGGATTGCCGATCGTTACCCGGCCCAGCTTTCCGGTGGCCAGCGCCAGCGGGTGGCCCTGGCCCGGGCCCTGGCAGTGGAGCCGAAGGTGCTGCTTCTGGATGAACCGTTCGGCGCTCTGGACGCCAAAGTGCGGATCGAGCTGCGCCGCTGGCTGCGGCGGCTGCATGACGAGATCCACGTCACCAGCGTCTTCGTGACCCATGACCAGGAAGAGGCGCTGGAGGTGGCCGACCGGATCGTGGTGATGAACAAGGGGAAGATCGAGCAACAGGGGACGCCGGACGAGGTCTATAGCCGTCCTGCGTCACCCTTTGTCTACTCGTTCCTGGGCACGGTCAACATGTTCCATGCCCGGCCCCAGGCAGGTCAGGCTGTTTCTGCTGAGAGTCATTCGGTCGGCTATGCCCGCCCCCATGAGATCGATGTCAGCCGCCAGGACCCCGGCAACGGGGCCATTGCGGTTACCGTAGCGCGGGTGCTCCCTCTTGGGGCGATTGTGCGGCTTGAGCTGGTCCGCGTTGACAATAACGGTTCGATGGAGGCGGAGATCCCGCGGGAGAAGCACGAGGCGTTATGGTTCACCACCGGTGAGCAGGTTTACGTGTCACCGAAAAACCTGGTGGTGTTTGTCGAGGATTACCAGATCTAA
- the cysW gene encoding sulfate ABC transporter permease subunit CysW codes for MQHNLSARHGNRTNTEPAQVRWLLVAIALLFLTLFLFVPLAAVFSEAFSKGWESYLAALKEPDTWSAIKLTLLVAGISVPLNLVFGLIASWAIAKFAFPGKSLLLTLIDLPFSVSPVISGLIYVLLFGLQGWLGPWLQDHDLKIIFAAPGIILATIFVTFPFVARELIPLMEAQGREEEEAALTLGASGLQTFFLVTLPNVKWGVLYGVILCNARAMGEFGAVSVVSGHIRGMTNTVPLQVEILYNEYNYAAAFAVASLLALLALVTLVVKSWVEFRMKRQEIQS; via the coding sequence ATGCAGCATAATTTATCGGCACGACACGGGAACCGCACTAACACCGAACCGGCGCAGGTGCGCTGGCTGCTGGTTGCCATTGCCCTGCTGTTCCTTACCCTGTTCCTGTTCGTGCCGCTGGCCGCGGTCTTCAGCGAAGCGTTTTCCAAAGGGTGGGAGTCCTACCTGGCCGCACTCAAGGAGCCGGATACCTGGTCGGCCATCAAGCTTACTCTGCTGGTGGCTGGGATCAGCGTGCCGCTCAACCTGGTCTTCGGCCTGATAGCCTCATGGGCCATTGCCAAGTTTGCCTTTCCGGGCAAGAGCCTGTTGCTCACCCTGATCGACCTACCGTTTTCGGTATCGCCGGTAATATCGGGTCTGATCTATGTGCTGCTCTTCGGACTCCAAGGGTGGCTGGGGCCCTGGTTGCAGGACCATGACCTGAAGATCATCTTTGCCGCTCCCGGGATCATTCTAGCCACCATCTTCGTCACCTTCCCGTTTGTGGCCAGGGAACTGATCCCGCTGATGGAAGCGCAGGGGCGGGAAGAGGAAGAGGCGGCCCTGACCCTGGGCGCCAGCGGCCTGCAGACCTTTTTCCTGGTCACCCTGCCCAATGTCAAGTGGGGGGTGCTCTACGGGGTGATCCTTTGCAACGCCAGGGCCATGGGGGAGTTCGGCGCGGTTTCCGTGGTGTCCGGCCATATCCGGGGGATGACCAATACCGTGCCGCTCCAGGTGGAGATCCTCTATAACGAATACAACTACGCCGCCGCCTTTGCTGTTGCCTCGCTGCTGGCCCTGCTGGCGCTGGTGACCCTGGTGGTAAAAAGCTGGGTGGAATTCAGGATGAAGAGACAGGAGATTCAGTCATGA